TGTCCGGGTTGCGGGTCATGATCGCCGACACCTCGGTCTCGAAGGCGTCGATCTGGGTGGAGAGCACCTTGTTGTTCAGGTCGCGCTCGGTGACGATGCCGACGAGGTCGCCGTGGTTCACCACCAGGACGGCGCCGATGTTCTTCTCCGCCATCAGCTTCGACACGGTCAGGACGGAGGTGTCCTCCGTCACCAGGATGAGTTCCTGCGACTTCACCACGTCCGGAACCAGCTTCCGCTTCATCATTTCCCCCAATTTGTAATTTGTTTACAAACTCAAGCGCTGCAGGGAAACAATAGCAAATCTCGCGGGTGCGAAACTGCGGCAGAAGACCGCACCTCGGGCGAGGTGGTCCGGATTGGGGATCGGGCGGAACGTCAGCGGCGACGCAGGACGACGGTCAGGTTGTTGGCGGGCATCTCCACCAGCTCGTCCAGGGTGAAGCCGATTGCGGCGCCCTCCACCGCGTCCAGGTCGCGCACGCCCCAGGCGGGGTTGCGGGCCTTCAGGTCGGCGTCGAAGGCGGCGTTGCTGGGCGCGCTGTGCCGCCCGCCGCGCGTGAAGGGGCCGTAGAGCAGCAGCGGCCCGCCCGCCGGCAGCAGGCGGGCGGCCCCGGCGAACAGGCCGAGCGCCGCATCCCACGGGGCGATGTGGATCATGTTGATGCAGACCACCGCGTCGGCGTTGCGGACCGGCCAGTCGGCGGCTGCGGCGTCGAGGTCCAGCGGGTCGCGCAGGTTGGCCAGCGCCGCCGCGGCGGCCCAGGAACGGACGCTGTCGCGCAGGCCCGGGTCGGGGTCGCTCGGCTGCCACGTCACGCCGGGCAGCGCCGCGGCGAAGGCGGCGGCGTGCTGGCCGGTGCCGCTCGCGACCTCCAGAACCAGCCCGCGGGGCGGCAGGACGCGGCGCAGCACCTCCAGGATGGGGGCGCGGTTGCGTTCCGTCGCGGGGGCGTGGCGGCGGGAGTCCTCGGGGTGCAGCGGATCGAACATGGCGGCAGGCTACCCGCGCCCGGCGCCCAGGGCAACCGTGGCGGGGCCGGAACGTCCGGCCATCCAGGCTCCGGCGGCGAGGAGAAGCGCGCCGGCCAGCACCGCGGCCGCCGCCCCCAGCAGGGCGGAATCGAAGCTGCCGGTGCGCGCCACCACCAGCCCCGCCGGCACCGGCCCGATGATCTGCCCCAGCCCGTAGACGGCGGTCAGCGCGCCGATGACGCGGGCCGACGCCTCGCCCGACAAGTGGCGCCCCAGCGTGAAGGACAGGGTGACGATGCCGACGAAGGTCCCGCCGAACAGCACGGCCGACAGCAGGGCCGCCGCCGGGGAGCCGGTGATGGGCAGCAGGATGCCGACGGCCTGTACGACGTGGGCGAGGATCAGCGCCCGCCAGAGGCCGAACCGCCGTCCCGCCGCCGCCCAGACGATGCCGGACGGCATGGCGGCCAGACCGGTGACCATCCAGGCCGCGGCGCCGAGCTGCGCCGTCTCCGGCATCGTCTTCAGGATGGCGACCAGGAAGGTGCCGGTGACGATGTAGCCGGCCCCCTCCAGGAAATAGGCCAGAGTCAGCAGGATCATCGGCGCGGAGGGCGGGCCGGAGGGTCGGGCGGCGGGTCGGGCGGCGGCGTGGCGGGTCTCGTGCGGCGGGTCGCTCACCCACAGCCAGGACAGGGTGCCGAAGCCCAGGCAGGCCAAGCCCAGCCACAGCCAGTCGCCGCGCCAGCCCAGCCGGTCGCCCATCACGGCGACGAACAGGCCGCTCGACGCGATGCCGAGGCCGACGCCGGTGTAGAGCCAGCCGGTCCAGGACTCCCGCCCGGCGCGGGCCAGCGCGTCCAGCGTCATGGCGATGCCCAGGATGAACAGGCCGGCGCTGGCCAGCCCGGAGACGAAGCGCAGCACGGCCCAGGCCGCCATGCCCTCGGTGAAGCCCATGCCGGCGGTGGAGGTGACGCTGGCGATCAGCGCGGTGCGGAAGACGGCGGTGCGCGCCGCGCCCTGCGGCACCAGACCGGCGCCCAGCGCCCCCAGGAAATAGCCGAGGTAGTTCAGCGAGGCGAGCAGTCCGGCGGCGTCGGTGCCCAGCCCGGTGGCCGCCTGCATCGCCGGCAGGATCGGCGTGAAGGCGAAGCGCCCCACCCCCATGGAGATGACCAGCACCAGCACGCCGCCGATCAGCACCCGGACCATGGCTTCCTCCCGCAGGGTCGTGTTTTTCGTGTGCGCCCATCCTCGCGCGGTGGAACCCTCATTTCTAATGATTTGTTTCGATGCTATGCTTCACTGTGAGTGATGGGAGATGTCCGGATCGGGGAGGGGGGCGATGGACCTCGCGGGCCTGCGGGTGGTGAAGGCGGTGGCGGACACCGGCAGCGTCAGCCGGGCGGCGGAGACGCTGAACTGCGTCCAGTCCAACGTGACGGCGCGGCTGAAGCGGCTGGAGGAGGATCTCGGCGTGCCGCTGTTCCTGCGGCTCAGCCGGGGCATGGCGCCGACGCCGGCCGGGCGGGTGCTGGCCGACTACGCCGACCGCGTGCTGCGCCTCGTCGCCCAGGCGCGCGACGCGGTGGCCGACGCGGCGGGGCGGGGCGGGCGGCTGTCCGTCGGCACCATGGAGACGACCGCCGCCGTGCGGCTGCCGCCGATCCTCGCCCGCTTCCACGCGGAGAACCCGGACGTCGATCTGACCATCGTCCCCGGCCCCACCGAAACCATGCTGGGGGAGGTGCTGGCCGGACGCATCGACGGCGCCTTCGTCTCGGGAGCCGTGGAGCATCCGGAACTGGTCAGCCAGCCCGTCTTCGAGGAGGAGCTGGTGCTGGTCGAACCGGCCAGCGGCATCACCAGCGAGTCGGGGCGGAACACCCTGCTGGCCTTCCGGCGCGGCTGCGCCTACCGCGCGCGGGCGGAGACGGCGATGCGCGAGGCCGGGCGGGTCCCCTACCGGGTGATGGAGTTCGGAGCGCTGGAGGCCATCCTGGGCTGCGTCGGCGCCGGCATGGGCGTCACCGTCCTGCCCCGCGTCGTGGTGGAGCGGGAGCCCTGGCGCGGCCTGTTCACCGCCCGTCCGCTGCCGCCGGAACTGGCGCGCATGCCCACCCGTTTCGTCCGGCGGGTGGATTCCATGGAGACGGTGGCGCTGCGCACCTTCCTGGAGGCGGTCGCGGAGGGGAATATGGAGGGTGGGGCTGCGTCGCATGCGCCCACACAACCGGCGGGGTTGATCCCGTCTCGGGCGGCGTGCTAGGCAAGCGCCGCGGTCGGGCCATGGTCCTTTCATGACCTCAGCCGCGCCCACGCGCGAGCACGTCAGTCGAAGCGTCCATCGAAGCGACTCGAACCCCGGCGCGTGAACACCGCCGGAACTGGCGAGAACAGCGGAGAACGAATCATGCCCTACGTCGTGACGGAAGACTGCATCAAGTGCAAGTACACCGATTGCGTCGAGGTCTGCCCCGTGGACTGTTTCTACGAGGGCGAGAACATGCTGGTCATCCACCCGGATGAATGCATCGACTGCGGCGTGTGCGAGCCGGAATGCCCGGCCGAGGCCATCGTGCCGGACACCGACGGCCGCGCGGAGAAGTGGATGGAGCTGAACCGCGACTACGCGGCGCAGTGGCCCAACCTGACCCGCAAGAAGGACGCGCTGCCCGACGCCGACGCCATGAAGGGCGTGGACGGCAAGTTCGACAAGTTCTTCTCCCCGAAGGCCGGCGGCTGAGCGGAGTCGGGACTATTGCTGCGCATGGCGTTGTTTTGCCGCCATGCAAAAACGACAGGTCGGCCATCGGCGGGCAACGTCAGAATCCGGACGGCTGCCCGCGCGTAGCCTTTGTAACCCGGCCGTAACATCGCTATAATACGCGCCCGGAGCCGGCCTCAGCGTCATTGCCGGATTTCCCATCGACCAAGGGCTCAGTGCAACAGTGCGCGGCGTGGAGGACCCCATCCCCACGGTGTGTCGTTGTCACCGGGCCTTTTTCGCCCCCTCCACCGGGGCGGCAAAATGGCGCGATCGCGAGAAGTGAGAGCCAACCCAAATGTCGAACAAGCTTGACTTCGAGGCCGGTGACTTCGTCGTCTACCCGGCCCATGGCGTCGGTCGGGTCGAGGGAATCGAGACCCACAGCATCGCTGGCATGGATGTTCAGCTCTACGCGATCACGTTCGAAAAAGAGCGCATGACGCTCAAGGTTCCGGTCGGCAAGGCCAAGGCCGCCGGCCTGCGCCGCCTCAGCACGAAGGACCGCATCAAGGTCGCCCTGGAGACGCTGCAGGGCCGCTCGCGCGTCCGCCGCACGATGTGGAGCCGCCGCGCCCAGGAGTATGAGGCCAAGATCAACTCGGGCGACCCGGTGGCCATCGCGGAGGTCGTGCGCGACCTGTACCGCGGCGCCGACCAGTCCGACCAGTCCTACAGCGAGCGCCAGATCTATCAGGCCGCCCTGGAGCGTCTGGCCCGCGAGCTGGCCGCCGTCGAGAAGATCGACGAGACCAAGGCCACCGAGCGGCTGGAGCTGGTCCTCAAGAAGGCCGCCTGATCCCGGTTCGGCGTCCTTTCCCACGGCGGGGACGGGAACCGGTTCCAGAATGTGATGTTGACGATGAAGGCGCGGCGCTTTGGCCGCGCCTTTGTCTTAAGTTTTCGTCTTTCGCCGGGCCTGCGCGGCGCCTACACTCCCGCCCCCGGCCTTCGCGTGGCCGGTCCGTGACCGCTGGATGGGGTGAGCGTCTCCGGCATGTCTGAAGCGCAGAAATTCATCGATCTCCGGAACCCGCGGCGCATCTGGGCCGTCGGCTCGATCCACGCGCAGACGGACCATCTCCACGCCGTGCACGAGGTGATCGCGGCGCGCTTCCTGCCCGGCGACCGGCTCGTCTATCTCGGCAACATGGTCGGCTGGGGCGAGCGGGTGCTGGAGACGGTGGACGCCCTGCTGGCCTTCCGCACCTGGCTGCTGAGCTGGCGGGGCATGGAGGCCGGCGACATCGTCTATCTGCGCGGCGCGCAGGAGGAGATGTGGCACAAGCTGCTCCAGCTCCAGTTCGCGCCCGATCCGCAGCAGGTGCTCGACTGGATGACCCGCCATGGCGCGGGGGCCACGCTGGCCGCCTATGGCGGCACGGTGGAGCAGGGCATGGCGGCGGCCCGCGGCGGCACCATGACGCTCGGCCGCTGGACCCAGGGGCTGCGTCAGGCGATGCACGCGCATCCCGGTCACGAAAATGTGTTCAACACCCTGCGCCGCGCCGCCTACTGCACCGGCCCGGAGCAGGGGCAGGGCGGCGTGCTGCTGGTCAGCGCCGGCGTGGACATCCGCCGCCCGCTCAACCACCAGGGCGACGCCTTCTGGTGGGGGGCGCCCGGTTTCGCCCAGATGTCAGAGCCTTACGGCGGTTTTGCCCGCGTCGTGCGGGGCTACGACCCGGCCCGCAAGGGCGTCGCCGTAACCGACCGCGTGGCCACTCTCGATGGCAATTGCGGGTTGGGTGGGCACCTCGTCTGTGGATGCCTGTCGCCTTCGGGTGAGATCCTGGACCTGTTCCAGGTCTGACCCATCTCCCTTTTTCCTACCCGTCCTACCCATTCCTTCGGCCTCCGCCACCGAATCCCTTCCGGTGCGGATGATCCGAAACGTCTTGTGCTGCGTATGACGTGCAACAGGGCGAGGGGAAAGGCTGTTGTCCCAACCGTCGGCACCCCATGGCGAACCGGCCGTGATGAACCGACGGATCATTGGACCTGAGGGGGCCTGTCCCTTCGGACTCCGCAGCACAGGGCACGAGCAGCCTGAAACGCGGCCGCCCAGACGGGAAGGAAGGGACGTATGGCTTACATCGACGATCCCGAGACTCAGCGCGCGAATCTGAGTTTCATCAAGGCCTCCATGCGTGAGCCTCTGCTGACGCGCGACCACGAATTCGATCTGGCCCGCAAAT
The window above is part of the Azospirillum sp. TSH58 genome. Proteins encoded here:
- the fdxA gene encoding ferredoxin FdxA, with amino-acid sequence MPYVVTEDCIKCKYTDCVEVCPVDCFYEGENMLVIHPDECIDCGVCEPECPAEAIVPDTDGRAEKWMELNRDYAAQWPNLTRKKDALPDADAMKGVDGKFDKFFSPKAGG
- a CDS encoding cyclic nucleotide-binding/CBS domain-containing protein, which gives rise to MMKRKLVPDVVKSQELILVTEDTSVLTVSKLMAEKNIGAVLVVNHGDLVGIVTERDLNNKVLSTQIDAFETEVSAIMTRNPDTLPPDADAIDALTLMQSKHYRHLPITQGKRAVGIVSIRDLFKLAYEHLVEEVEFRDGLMRT
- a CDS encoding DUF938 domain-containing protein — protein: MFDPLHPEDSRRHAPATERNRAPILEVLRRVLPPRGLVLEVASGTGQHAAAFAAALPGVTWQPSDPDPGLRDSVRSWAAAAALANLRDPLDLDAAAADWPVRNADAVVCINMIHIAPWDAALGLFAGAARLLPAGGPLLLYGPFTRGGRHSAPSNAAFDADLKARNPAWGVRDLDAVEGAAIGFTLDELVEMPANNLTVVLRRR
- a CDS encoding LysR family transcriptional regulator, which codes for MDLAGLRVVKAVADTGSVSRAAETLNCVQSNVTARLKRLEEDLGVPLFLRLSRGMAPTPAGRVLADYADRVLRLVAQARDAVADAAGRGGRLSVGTMETTAAVRLPPILARFHAENPDVDLTIVPGPTETMLGEVLAGRIDGAFVSGAVEHPELVSQPVFEEELVLVEPASGITSESGRNTLLAFRRGCAYRARAETAMREAGRVPYRVMEFGALEAILGCVGAGMGVTVLPRVVVEREPWRGLFTARPLPPELARMPTRFVRRVDSMETVALRTFLEAVAEGNMEGGAASHAPTQPAGLIPSRAAC
- a CDS encoding YbfB/YjiJ family MFS transporter codes for the protein MVRVLIGGVLVLVISMGVGRFAFTPILPAMQAATGLGTDAAGLLASLNYLGYFLGALGAGLVPQGAARTAVFRTALIASVTSTAGMGFTEGMAAWAVLRFVSGLASAGLFILGIAMTLDALARAGRESWTGWLYTGVGLGIASSGLFVAVMGDRLGWRGDWLWLGLACLGFGTLSWLWVSDPPHETRHAAARPAARPSGPPSAPMILLTLAYFLEGAGYIVTGTFLVAILKTMPETAQLGAAAWMVTGLAAMPSGIVWAAAGRRFGLWRALILAHVVQAVGILLPITGSPAAALLSAVLFGGTFVGIVTLSFTLGRHLSGEASARVIGALTAVYGLGQIIGPVPAGLVVARTGSFDSALLGAAAAVLAGALLLAAGAWMAGRSGPATVALGAGRG
- a CDS encoding CarD family transcriptional regulator, whose amino-acid sequence is MSNKLDFEAGDFVVYPAHGVGRVEGIETHSIAGMDVQLYAITFEKERMTLKVPVGKAKAAGLRRLSTKDRIKVALETLQGRSRVRRTMWSRRAQEYEAKINSGDPVAIAEVVRDLYRGADQSDQSYSERQIYQAALERLARELAAVEKIDETKATERLELVLKKAA